The following coding sequences lie in one Candidatus Cloacimonadota bacterium genomic window:
- a CDS encoding GNAT family N-acetyltransferase, with product MTATYMVRKAGIKDIEAISAVQIQSWKETYPGIMPQQKLDGMSMERSSRHWQAIFCGGYTVLAAETEGRVVGFAAGGKKFEYQNCETGLANACDCELEALYLLKEFHGRGMGKALFYRFADLMRQEKKHVMTVWVAEKNPSTGFYEAMGGELVDRMALVVCKVPVPAICYRFTLGIQPV from the coding sequence ATGACAGCGACATATATGGTCAGAAAAGCCGGAATAAAAGACATCGAAGCCATCTCCGCGGTTCAAATCCAAAGCTGGAAGGAGACCTATCCCGGTATCATGCCGCAGCAAAAGCTGGATGGAATGAGCATGGAGCGCAGCTCCAGGCATTGGCAGGCGATCTTTTGCGGCGGATACACGGTTCTGGCGGCGGAAACCGAAGGCCGGGTTGTGGGTTTTGCCGCTGGCGGAAAAAAATTCGAATACCAGAATTGCGAAACCGGGCTGGCCAATGCCTGCGACTGCGAACTGGAGGCATTGTATCTGCTGAAGGAGTTTCATGGCAGGGGGATGGGAAAAGCCCTGTTCTATCGCTTCGCCGACCTTATGAGGCAGGAAAAGAAGCATGTCATGACCGTGTGGGTGGCGGAAAAGAACCCGTCAACAGGATTCTATGAGGCCATGGGTGGGGAATTGGTGGACAGAATGGCGCTTGTGGTCTGCAAAGTGCCTGTTCCGGCGATTTGCTACAGATTCACACTTGGGATTCAGCCTGTCTGA
- a CDS encoding methylmalonyl-CoA carboxyltransferase, translating into MLSTRDAIQKLLDKKEKTLQMGGAKAVDKQKVGGKLTARERLDLLFDPGTFRELDMFVRHRCDNFGMEKTEIASDGVITGHGLVDGRPVFAFSQDFTSRGGSLGEMHAAKICKVMDMALKSGVPLIGIQDSGGARIQEGVDSLKGYGEIFYRNSRASGVIPQITAIMGPCAGGAVYSPAMTDFVFMVKNTSFMFITGPDVIRAVTGEETTQEELGGAMTHNSRSGNAHFACENDADAIQQIKILLSYLPANNMEDAPRTECGDDPWRLCPNLDSIIPDSPKESYSMHEVIKTVLDDGIFFEPHLYYAQNIIVGFGRLNGRVVGVVANQPKVLAGCLDIDASDKATRFIRFCDAFNIPLLTFVDVPGYLPGTQQEHNGIIRHGAKLLWCYAEATVPKLTVVTRKDYGGSYIAMSSRHLGADMVLAWPSAEIAVMGAQGAANIIFRKEIEAAEDKAAKRAEMIQIYEEEFNNPYVAASRGYVDAVILPSETRKRLIDALEILSSKSESLPPKKHGNIPA; encoded by the coding sequence ATGCTATCAACCAGGGACGCGATCCAGAAACTTCTGGACAAAAAAGAGAAGACCCTGCAGATGGGCGGCGCCAAAGCCGTTGACAAACAGAAGGTCGGAGGCAAACTGACCGCCCGCGAGAGGCTTGATTTGCTCTTCGATCCCGGTACTTTCCGGGAGTTGGATATGTTCGTGAGGCACCGCTGCGACAACTTTGGCATGGAGAAAACCGAGATCGCCTCAGACGGCGTGATCACCGGCCACGGTCTGGTGGACGGGCGTCCGGTCTTCGCCTTTTCGCAGGATTTCACTTCCCGGGGCGGTTCCCTGGGCGAAATGCACGCCGCCAAGATCTGCAAGGTGATGGACATGGCGCTGAAGAGCGGCGTTCCGCTCATCGGCATCCAGGACAGCGGCGGCGCGCGCATCCAGGAAGGCGTGGATTCCCTCAAGGGATACGGCGAGATCTTTTACCGCAATTCCCGCGCCAGCGGCGTTATTCCCCAGATCACAGCCATCATGGGGCCCTGCGCCGGCGGGGCGGTCTATTCCCCGGCGATGACGGATTTCGTGTTCATGGTGAAGAATACCAGTTTCATGTTCATCACAGGGCCGGACGTGATCCGCGCGGTCACCGGCGAGGAAACTACCCAGGAAGAACTGGGCGGGGCTATGACCCACAATTCCAGGAGCGGGAACGCCCACTTTGCCTGTGAGAACGACGCCGACGCCATTCAGCAGATAAAGATACTGCTCTCCTACTTGCCCGCCAACAATATGGAGGACGCTCCCAGAACCGAATGCGGAGACGACCCCTGGAGGCTTTGCCCTAACCTGGACAGCATCATTCCGGACAGCCCCAAGGAAAGCTATTCCATGCACGAAGTGATCAAAACCGTGTTAGACGATGGTATCTTTTTCGAGCCGCATCTTTACTATGCCCAGAACATCATAGTGGGCTTCGGACGCCTGAATGGACGCGTTGTCGGGGTGGTGGCGAACCAACCGAAAGTGCTGGCCGGATGCCTCGACATCGACGCTTCGGACAAAGCCACCCGCTTCATCCGTTTTTGCGACGCCTTCAACATCCCCCTGCTCACCTTCGTGGACGTTCCCGGCTACCTGCCCGGCACGCAGCAAGAACATAACGGCATCATCCGCCACGGCGCCAAGCTGCTGTGGTGCTATGCCGAGGCCACGGTTCCCAAACTGACGGTGGTTACCCGCAAGGATTACGGCGGCAGCTACATCGCCATGAGCAGCCGGCATCTGGGCGCCGACATGGTATTGGCCTGGCCCAGCGCCGAGATCGCCGTGATGGGAGCCCAAGGCGCCGCCAACATCATCTTCCGCAAAGAGATAGAAGCGGCGGAAGACAAGGCGGCAAAACGCGCCGAGATGATTCAGATCTACGAAGAAGAATTCAACAACCCCTATGTGGCAGCTTCCCGTGGATATGTGGACGCCGTGATCCTGCCTTCCGAAACCCGCAAGCGGCTCATTGACGCCCTGGAAATACTTTCCAGCAAAAGCGAAAGCCTGCCGCCCAAAAAACACGGCAACATCCCGGCCTGA